The genomic stretch TGGAGACCGCTGCTCTACCAATTGAGCTACTGGCCTATCATTAACCATCACACTACCCACTGAAGAAAGCTACTGCTATTCTATAATCTTGGACACAACGCCGGCACCGACAGTTCGTCCACCTTCTCTAATCGCAAAACGTAAACCTTCTTCCATCGCTATAGGACCTATCAAGCTCACCACCATCTTCACATTGTCTCCCGGCATCACCATCTCAACATTCGCTTCCAACTCCACCGCTCCGGTCACATCTGTCGTCCTAAAATAAAACTGCGGCCTATA from Chromatiales bacterium encodes the following:
- the tuf gene encoding elongation factor Tu (EF-Tu; promotes GTP-dependent binding of aminoacyl-tRNA to the A-site of ribosomes during protein biosynthesis; when the tRNA anticodon matches the mRNA codon, GTP hydrolysis results; the inactive EF-Tu-GDP leaves the ribosome and release of GDP is promoted by elongation factor Ts; many prokaryotes have two copies of the gene encoding EF-Tu), translating into VLLRGTKREEVERGQVLCKPGSITPHKKFEAEVYILSKEEGGRHTPFFKGYRPQFYFRTTDVTGAVELEANVEMVMPGDNVKMVVSLIGPIAMEEGLRFAIREGGRTVGAGVVSKIIE